In Thioalkalivibrio paradoxus ARh 1, the following are encoded in one genomic region:
- a CDS encoding glycoside hydrolase family 15 protein, producing the protein MTIADQLPRRQNGYLPIEDHGLIGDGSTAALVGRDGAISWLCVPRFDSEPLFCALLDRERGGAFTVAPEPLTGARQHYEPHTAILITEMTGPEGRVRVTDCLTLRAGADLSEDAPAGRGELLRMIEVLEGRVKLRVRVQPWGGLRCFPRAGGLGIGLERRPEFELHLGSSLPLEGSESLYDLAAGARHHLLLSWGTGPHRFHPHTPGETLAATAAVWRDWLRHYHYEGPQEALVRRSAITLKLMDYTATGAMIAAPTSSLPEAIGGPRNWDYRYAWIRDAAFSVYALDRIGMGHEAAGFLGWVLDAVDRAGRPRVLYDVDGQSPPPEFIETGLEGYRGSAPVRWGNAAANQRQHDVFGEILDCAYRWVRWGGTLDDALWARLRRLVEAAAAEWQTPDHGIWEVRTPGRPFTYSAALCAVALDRGARLAQGKGSQGDAERWQKEAARIRNAILEHAWDPRLQSLTEHLGGGGIDASLLALPLRGVIPTDHPKMVATTRAVIRRLGAGDGLLYRYLPEESPDGLPGHEGAFLLCSFWLADNLAGQGRLDEAGDLYDSLCARANPLGLLPEQIDPSTGAFLGNFPQAFSHMGVISTGINLRRARTNRAKS; encoded by the coding sequence ATGACGATCGCCGATCAGCTTCCCCGCCGGCAGAACGGCTACCTGCCGATCGAGGACCATGGCCTGATCGGCGATGGCAGCACGGCCGCGCTGGTCGGCCGCGACGGCGCGATCTCTTGGCTCTGCGTGCCCCGCTTCGACTCCGAGCCGCTGTTCTGCGCGCTGCTCGACCGGGAACGCGGCGGGGCCTTCACCGTGGCACCAGAACCGCTGACCGGCGCGCGCCAGCACTACGAGCCGCACACCGCGATTCTGATCACCGAGATGACCGGCCCGGAGGGCCGGGTGCGGGTGACCGACTGCCTGACGCTGCGCGCCGGTGCGGACCTCTCGGAGGACGCGCCGGCGGGACGCGGCGAGCTGCTGCGCATGATCGAGGTGCTCGAAGGCCGGGTGAAACTGCGCGTGCGCGTGCAGCCCTGGGGCGGCCTGCGCTGTTTCCCGCGCGCGGGCGGGCTCGGCATTGGCCTGGAGCGCCGGCCGGAGTTCGAGCTGCATCTCGGATCGTCGCTGCCGCTGGAGGGTAGCGAGAGCCTGTACGACCTCGCCGCGGGCGCTCGCCACCACCTGCTGCTGTCCTGGGGCACGGGGCCCCACCGCTTCCACCCGCACACGCCCGGGGAGACGCTGGCCGCAACGGCTGCGGTCTGGCGCGACTGGCTGCGTCACTACCACTACGAAGGGCCGCAGGAGGCGCTGGTGCGGCGCTCCGCGATCACGCTGAAATTGATGGACTACACCGCAACCGGCGCGATGATCGCGGCGCCCACCTCGTCGCTCCCCGAGGCCATCGGCGGCCCGCGCAACTGGGACTACCGCTACGCCTGGATCCGGGACGCCGCGTTTTCGGTCTACGCCCTGGACCGCATCGGCATGGGGCACGAGGCCGCCGGCTTTCTCGGATGGGTACTCGACGCGGTCGACCGCGCCGGGCGGCCGCGGGTGCTCTACGACGTCGACGGGCAGTCACCGCCACCCGAGTTCATCGAGACCGGCCTCGAGGGGTATCGCGGGTCGGCCCCGGTGCGCTGGGGCAACGCCGCGGCCAACCAGCGCCAGCACGACGTGTTCGGCGAGATCCTGGATTGCGCCTACCGCTGGGTGCGCTGGGGCGGCACGCTGGACGACGCGCTCTGGGCCCGACTCCGGCGACTCGTCGAAGCGGCGGCCGCGGAATGGCAAACGCCCGACCACGGGATCTGGGAGGTACGCACCCCGGGCCGGCCGTTCACCTACTCCGCGGCACTGTGCGCGGTGGCGCTCGACCGTGGCGCACGGTTGGCGCAAGGCAAGGGTTCGCAAGGCGACGCCGAACGCTGGCAGAAGGAGGCGGCGCGCATCCGCAACGCCATCCTGGAACACGCCTGGGATCCGCGGTTGCAGTCGCTGACCGAGCACCTCGGCGGCGGCGGAATCGACGCCAGCCTGCTGGCACTGCCGCTGCGCGGCGTGATTCCCACCGACCACCCCAAGATGGTGGCCACCACCCGGGCGGTGATACGCCGGCTCGGGGCCGGCGACGGGCTGCTCTACCGCTATCTCCCGGAAGAGTCGCCGGACGGCCTGCCAGGCCACGAAGGCGCGTTCCTGTTGTGCAGCTTCTGGCTGGCGGACAACCTCGCCGGTCAAGGGCGTCTCGACGAAGCGGGCGATCTGTACGATTCGCTGTGCGCGCGAGCCAATCCGTTGGGCCTGCTGCCGGAGCAGATCGACCCTTCGACCGGTGCTTTCCTCGGGAACTTCCCGCAGGCCTTCAGCCACATGGGGGTGATCTCCACCGGCATCAACCTGCGCCGGGCGAGAACGAACCGGGCCAAGAGCTGA
- a CDS encoding DUF1622 domain-containing protein — MLEYFKITVGAIGWTLEALGVLVIVIGSVIAIARFVRRWRLDDEDGQAYREFRVRLGRSILVGLEFLIAGDIIRTVVVDQTLEGLGGLAIIIFLRILLSFSLFLEIEGRWPWQPPPDRPSS; from the coding sequence ATGCTGGAATATTTCAAGATCACGGTAGGGGCAATCGGCTGGACGCTCGAGGCTCTCGGTGTTCTGGTGATCGTGATCGGAAGCGTGATCGCGATCGCCCGGTTCGTGCGCCGATGGCGGCTCGATGACGAGGACGGACAGGCGTACCGGGAGTTCCGGGTGCGTTTGGGACGCTCGATCCTGGTCGGACTGGAATTCCTGATCGCCGGAGACATCATCCGCACGGTGGTGGTCGATCAAACCCTCGAGGGGCTGGGCGGGCTCGCGATCATCATTTTCCTGCGGATCCTGCTCAGCTTCTCGCTCTTCCTCGAGATCGAGGGCCGGTGGCCGTGGCAGCCGCCCCCGGACCGCCCCTCCAGCTGA
- a CDS encoding dodecin family protein, translating into MTVAKVTEITAESTESFEDAIRQGVQRASETLHGIRGAWVKEQKVRVENGAITSYRVDLKVTFVLD; encoded by the coding sequence ATGACTGTTGCAAAAGTAACGGAAATCACGGCGGAATCGACCGAGAGCTTCGAGGATGCGATCCGCCAGGGAGTCCAACGGGCGTCGGAGACGCTGCACGGAATTCGCGGTGCCTGGGTCAAGGAGCAGAAGGTCCGGGTGGAGAACGGCGCGATCACGAGCTACCGGGTCGACCTGAAGGTCACCTTCGTACTCGACTGA
- a CDS encoding site-2 protease family protein: protein MFGESFSLFRVLGFEIRANVSWLFLALLITWSLAEGLFPYAYPELAPLTYWLMGLAGMLGLFFSLLFHELSHSVVARSYGLRVRGITLFLFGGMAEMVGEPKEPRVEFWMAIAGPIASLFLAVAFYLLGAGMHAAGVPEHLAGVVYYLGFINFLLAVFNMVPGFPLDGGRVLRAALWHLKGDLRWATRWASRMGQGFGLLLVALGVVSFVAGNFIGGMWWFLIGLFVHAAAGMGYRQLLMQQALAGRSVRRFMTANPVTVPAETSIRDFVEDYVYHHAFDLFPVERDGRLVGHAGLREARQVARGDWDHTRIGEVCREAGEGATVSADEDANEALERMQGQRASRLIVTDGDRIVGILALKDLLHFLQVRSELEKG from the coding sequence ATGTTTGGTGAAAGCTTCAGCCTGTTCCGGGTCCTGGGGTTCGAGATTCGAGCCAATGTCTCCTGGCTGTTTCTCGCCCTGCTGATTACCTGGTCGCTCGCCGAGGGCCTGTTCCCCTACGCCTACCCGGAACTGGCGCCGCTCACCTACTGGCTGATGGGCCTGGCGGGCATGCTGGGGCTGTTCTTCTCGCTGCTGTTCCACGAGCTCAGTCATTCCGTGGTCGCGCGCAGTTACGGGCTCCGGGTGCGCGGGATCACGTTGTTCCTGTTCGGCGGCATGGCGGAGATGGTGGGCGAGCCGAAGGAGCCGCGGGTCGAGTTCTGGATGGCGATCGCGGGGCCGATCGCGAGCCTGTTTCTTGCGGTCGCCTTCTACCTGCTCGGCGCCGGGATGCACGCGGCCGGCGTGCCGGAACACCTGGCCGGCGTTGTGTACTACCTGGGGTTCATCAATTTTCTGCTGGCCGTATTCAACATGGTGCCCGGATTTCCGCTGGACGGTGGGCGCGTGCTCCGCGCCGCCCTCTGGCACCTGAAGGGCGACCTGCGCTGGGCGACGCGCTGGGCATCGCGCATGGGTCAGGGGTTCGGGCTGTTGCTGGTTGCACTCGGGGTCGTGAGCTTCGTGGCCGGCAACTTCATCGGCGGCATGTGGTGGTTCCTGATCGGTTTGTTCGTGCACGCGGCCGCCGGTATGGGCTACCGCCAGTTGCTGATGCAGCAGGCGCTGGCCGGGCGCAGCGTGCGCCGTTTCATGACTGCCAATCCGGTTACGGTGCCTGCCGAGACCAGCATCCGTGATTTCGTCGAGGACTATGTCTATCACCATGCCTTCGACCTGTTCCCGGTGGAGCGAGACGGACGGCTCGTGGGGCATGCCGGGCTGCGCGAGGCGAGACAGGTTGCCAGGGGGGACTGGGACCACACGCGCATCGGGGAGGTGTGTCGCGAGGCCGGCGAAGGAGCCACCGTGTCGGCCGATGAGGATGCGAACGAAGCACTCGAACGCATGCAGGGGCAGAGGGCCAGCCGCCTGATCGTGACCGACGGGGATCGGATCGTCGGTATCCTGGCGCTGAAGGATCTTCTGCACTTCCTGCAGGTGCGTTCCGAGCTGGAGAAGGGCTGA
- a CDS encoding AMP-binding protein, producing the protein MSARTLGELVVSRAVAEDQAAVIAMGRDSFGTTSRADLFERARRLVAGLQQAGLEPGGRVVILAPNSAAWVISALGVMNAGGVVVPLDTQMPREDLEHAFSDSEPRFVFTTSKLRERLPEDLSDRQIYLLDAGADAEESWEKLLDHEPASAVAKADDVAAIFYTSGTTGPPKGVPLTHRNLTSNVEALCAQELADHRDRVLVPLPFHHVYPFTVGILIPLTIGAPIIVPFSLVGPQIVRALRDGEATVMLGVPRLYEAVWQALEERVAARGRIAAAVFRLMLGISKIARQRLGLRVGRKLFNRLHERLAPRLRLVVAGGAALDPELGRNLQALGWEVATGYGLSETSPILAYNPPDRLKLAAAGLPLPGVELAIDDSGSSDGRGEVMARGPNVFAGYLNLPEKTAAVLDDDGWFRTGDTGEITADGYLHLHGRESSMIVLSGGENVDPERVEKTLQAADDVREVGVLAHDDRLAAVVVPESGLLREVTGEDLEKRVKAAVKEAAKELPSHHRPGVLRMVLDPLPRTRLGKLRRHKLDELFEKLGQQDSVSEARPEPVSPESMAPEDQQLLSDPSAERTWNYLAERFHDLRLTPDSSLAEELGIDSLSWVDLTLALQDRARIDLDDSAIERVETVRDLLREAAGAAEAKAGRGDLKKQLEDPESLLAEDQREDLAPLGPVRRSLARALLGPARLLTYLLMRVEVQGRLPDDGPYLIAPRHLSFVDPLALLPALDRQQLESLYWAGLEAYLFSNRVSRAFSRTAHVLPIDPGAAPRRSLALAAACLKRGHSLIWFPEGQRSADGTLQTLRPGIGLVLAAQPVPVVPVWIDGTREVMAPGQYFPRPGKRVRVIIGDPVSPETYGTDEREIVRNLQSALERVGEASA; encoded by the coding sequence ATGAGTGCTCGAACCCTCGGCGAACTGGTGGTTTCCCGCGCGGTGGCCGAGGATCAGGCGGCGGTGATCGCGATGGGCCGAGATTCATTCGGCACGACTTCGCGTGCCGATCTCTTCGAACGCGCGCGCCGCCTGGTCGCCGGGCTGCAGCAGGCCGGCCTGGAACCGGGCGGCCGGGTGGTGATCCTCGCGCCCAATAGCGCCGCCTGGGTGATCTCCGCGCTGGGTGTGATGAACGCGGGTGGTGTGGTGGTGCCGCTGGATACCCAGATGCCCCGCGAGGATCTGGAACACGCGTTTTCCGATTCCGAGCCGCGGTTCGTTTTCACCACCTCGAAGCTCAGGGAGCGTCTGCCCGAGGATTTGAGCGACCGACAGATTTATCTGCTCGATGCCGGCGCGGATGCGGAGGAATCGTGGGAAAAGCTACTCGACCACGAACCGGCATCCGCGGTCGCGAAAGCCGACGATGTGGCCGCCATTTTCTACACTTCCGGTACTACTGGCCCGCCGAAGGGCGTCCCGCTGACGCACCGGAACCTGACCAGCAACGTCGAGGCGTTGTGCGCGCAGGAACTCGCCGATCACCGTGACCGGGTACTAGTTCCGCTGCCATTCCACCACGTCTATCCGTTCACGGTCGGTATCCTGATTCCGCTGACGATCGGAGCACCGATCATCGTGCCGTTCTCGCTGGTGGGCCCCCAGATCGTGCGCGCGCTGCGCGACGGCGAGGCCACGGTGATGCTGGGTGTGCCGCGGCTCTACGAAGCGGTATGGCAGGCCCTGGAGGAACGGGTCGCGGCACGCGGCAGGATCGCGGCAGCCGTGTTCCGCCTGATGCTGGGTATCTCGAAGATCGCGCGCCAACGGCTTGGCCTGCGTGTGGGCCGCAAGCTCTTCAACCGCCTGCATGAGCGCCTGGCCCCCCGCCTGCGCCTGGTGGTCGCCGGTGGTGCCGCGCTCGACCCGGAGCTCGGGCGCAATCTGCAGGCGCTGGGCTGGGAGGTGGCCACAGGCTACGGTCTCAGCGAGACTTCGCCGATTCTCGCCTACAATCCACCGGATCGCCTGAAGCTTGCAGCTGCCGGGCTTCCGCTGCCGGGGGTGGAGCTGGCCATCGATGACTCCGGCTCCTCGGACGGGCGCGGCGAAGTGATGGCCCGAGGTCCGAACGTCTTCGCGGGCTACCTGAACCTGCCCGAGAAGACCGCGGCGGTTCTCGACGACGACGGCTGGTTCCGTACCGGCGACACCGGCGAGATCACTGCCGATGGCTACCTGCATCTGCATGGTCGCGAGTCTTCGATGATCGTGCTCTCGGGTGGCGAGAACGTCGATCCGGAGCGCGTGGAGAAAACCCTTCAGGCCGCCGACGACGTCCGCGAGGTTGGCGTTCTCGCGCACGACGATCGTCTGGCGGCGGTCGTGGTTCCTGAGTCCGGTCTGTTGCGCGAGGTGACCGGCGAGGACCTCGAGAAGCGGGTCAAGGCCGCAGTGAAGGAGGCGGCGAAGGAACTGCCGAGTCATCATCGCCCGGGCGTTCTGCGCATGGTGCTCGACCCCCTGCCGCGCACGCGCCTCGGCAAGTTGCGCCGGCACAAGCTGGACGAGCTGTTCGAGAAACTGGGCCAGCAAGACAGCGTTTCCGAGGCGCGCCCAGAGCCGGTTTCGCCGGAATCGATGGCTCCCGAGGACCAGCAGTTGCTGTCCGACCCGAGTGCAGAGCGCACCTGGAACTATCTGGCCGAGCGCTTTCACGATCTCCGCCTGACTCCGGACAGCAGCCTCGCCGAGGAACTGGGGATTGATTCGCTCAGCTGGGTGGACCTGACGTTGGCGCTGCAGGATCGTGCCAGGATCGACCTCGATGACTCGGCGATCGAACGCGTCGAGACGGTCCGGGATCTTCTGCGGGAGGCGGCCGGGGCTGCCGAGGCCAAGGCGGGTAGGGGCGACCTGAAAAAACAGCTCGAGGATCCGGAGTCGCTCCTCGCAGAGGACCAGAGGGAGGATCTCGCGCCTCTCGGCCCGGTCCGCCGGTCCCTCGCCCGCGCGCTGCTGGGGCCTGCGCGGCTGCTGACGTATCTGCTGATGCGCGTCGAAGTGCAAGGACGTCTGCCCGATGACGGCCCGTATCTGATTGCACCGCGCCACCTGAGCTTCGTGGACCCGCTGGCCTTGCTGCCGGCCCTCGACAGGCAGCAACTCGAATCGTTGTACTGGGCGGGTCTGGAGGCCTACCTGTTCTCCAACCGGGTTTCCCGGGCATTCAGCCGAACGGCGCATGTGTTACCGATCGATCCTGGTGCCGCACCGCGCAGGAGCCTGGCCCTCGCCGCGGCCTGCCTGAAGCGCGGGCACAGCTTGATCTGGTTCCCCGAAGGCCAGCGTTCTGCGGACGGTACACTCCAGACCCTGCGCCCCGGAATCGGACTGGTTCTTGCCGCGCAGCCGGTGCCGGTGGTGCCGGTGTGGATCGACGGCACGCGTGAAGTGATGGCCCCGGGGCAGTATTTCCCGCGCCCTGGAAAAAGGGTACGGGTGATCATCGGGGATCCGGTCTCCCCCGAGACCTACGGCACCGATGAACGGGAAATCGTGCGAAACCTGCAGTCCGCGCTGGAGCGCGTGGGTGAAGCATCGGCGTGA